The genomic stretch taattcaaaatgaaaatgaaaagtgctTAGGAGAGACAGTTCCAATAAGTAAAATCGCTCATAACCACAAGCTGCCAAAGGATTACTATTTATCACATTTCCCTGCAACTGCGGGTctgaagctttttaaaaactaaacaagaaaattaaatcagaaaaacATCTTTCTGGTAATTTGCCTCGCTTGATCTTCGAAATAATGATGTCAAGAAAGCAGTTTAGAGATCAAATCACTTTAGTAGTTTGGAACACAAAAGCCTGAACTTATCAACTGTACGAAACTGTCTTACTTTGCGTTGCCAACATCAGAAGTAAAATGAACCAAACTCTGAAAACATAAATTTAGCAAAACAGTATTCACTGCAGGGTCCTGCCGATTTTATTGCTTGATAAAATAGCAGGACCCTTGCCTGTACTTGTAGCCCTATGTTCGGGAAGTAGTGATTTGTGAGAACATTAGCAGATGTGGGGgaaataaaaactcaaagaaCTGTAATTTTTCATGCTCCTGAACTGTTACATAACTCcaataacaattataaaagtGGGGAGTTTATCCTCCGAATTATTTGATGTTGTGCAGACACATGAAACAggtttaattaaaataagatGGCTTTCTACCTAGCACTGCTCAATGAACTGAAAATCAACGTGGCAGTTACTTCTGCTTGTCAGGGCCTCGAAATGACATTCTTTGATGATGCCATGGGGCTTCCACAACCTGTATGCCTGACATTATCATCTCACTAACTAACTTCTAAATGTGCTGATGGACCAAATGTGAACAGAAGGCagaactaaaattattttgatttttaaaagctctctaaAAACTTAAGATGCAACTCTTTCTCTAAATCCACCAGCAACTTACAGattattcctttttcactttcaCAATTTTTACGCTGCTGCCAGAAGTCTTCTCGGTGTTTGCTTTGAATTCCGTCTTCAGTGCATCCCTCACTGCTTTTGCACAGATCTGGGAGTATCGGATGTAGCTGGAGGAACACGAGAGACAATATAAAGCTAATTATCAATGATCCAGCCAGACTGGCTGTGTGactgtgcttttgtttttcttcctataCTTTTCATTTTCGTTGGATTGTACATCATTGTAGAACTGAACTTAAAAAGTActcatgcagggcttccctggtggtgcagtggttaagaatccgcctgccaatgcaggggacttcggtttgagccctggtccgggaagatcccaaatgctgcggagcaattaagtctgtgcaccgcaactactgagcctgcgctctagagcccacgagccacaactactgaggcccgcgcgccctagagcccgcgctccacaacgagaagccaccgcaatgagaagcctgtgcgcagaaacaaagacccaacacagccaaaaaaataaacaaattaattaactaattaaaaaaaaatgactaatgcAAAAGGAATctatacaaagaaaaagaagagcagaaagaaatgtaTCAAAGTCTTAATTGGGGTTAGgtgatttttgctttttcttctttgcagtgttttctctttaatacatattaatttgaaataaaagatgcatatattagagaaaaaaatcccacagcACAATAAACAGTCTTAAATGTTAACAGAGGGTATAATATGAGTGGTTTTCCCCCacttctctatttaaaattttttcttctattattcttACAAGGTAAAGTATACataattaaaagagaagaaaaactattttgaattaaAACAGCTCTACTTCTGATTATTTAAAGATTTTCCTGAGAATACTGGTTTCTGCTTCTCAGGTCTGCCATTGAAAATACTTCCCAACGAAGGTTTCTAAATCAAACTGAGAAGTCCTTATAGAACATCAGCAATTCTACCAAAATATCTAACAGCCTGCTTCCTGTTTGGTAGATGGACTCCCATCAACATCTTATTTTCCAAAAGATGTCAGCTCACTTTTTACACTTTTTGAAAACAGGAAGgacagaggggagggggctgcgaCTATTTCCTCatgtttcaggtttgtttttttgggcCAGAAGTAGGAATTCCAATTCTTGCTTCCACTCCTACTAATTGGTGAATTTTAAGCTGTTCCATCTTTTGGGCTAATTTATTCTGTAAAAACAATAGAACAAAGAAGAAGGATAACAGTATTTGCCCCACTGGTGGTAGGGAGGAGGAAAGACAAAGTGTGGAGAGCAGGCCAGCCCACCCCCACCTGTCTcgtagtaggtgcttaatagatGGTCCCTCTGACTGGGACCATCATCCTTCCAACTGTACAAAACTCTGCTTGACCTTGGAAGTCAGGACACACGTGCGTTGCCCACAGGCACACACCCACAGAAGGTCACTACTAGGAGGTGCTACTTAATCTGGTCAAGTAACAAGGTGTGTTAACCTGAGCCAAGTGAGCAGCTCAACTGGGTGCACAGGCAAAGAAACCAGGTGTGACACCTAGATGCACGGTGTCTCCATTTCACCAGAAGCCATGTCCTCCAGTGGGCTCCATAGTTTGGCTTCCCAAGAGCCACCACTCACCTTGTGGCAGAGCTTTTTACACCTTACCAAGGGCTTTCACCCGTTTTACCGATAAGGAAACCTGAGAGCAACAggagttaattaaaaaaaaagaaaatgggtatGCCATTCTGAAAGGCCCCACCTTAATGCTGGAACGGCCAGGTATGGTGACCGTGGTTACCGCCAGAGACCTCTCTCCGCTCCTTCGAGTTCTCAAGTTTTATGTGCTTCTGTTACTTCTAGAACGTCAACCGAGTGTAATTCAAAGGACAAAGGCCCCGCGGGCGAGAACGCCGTCCTCGGGAAGACACGGCACTTGTCGAGCGCGTTCACGGCGGCGCACAGGTGCTCGGCGGCGCCCCCGGCAGGTACGGGCAGGTGCTCGGCCCCGGCGCGCCCGCATCCCACGGCTGTGACCCCGGCCTCCCCGTCCGCAGGCCGCCATCTTGGGGCAGCACTCGCCGGGACCACCCCCACGCCCGCCGCGCCCGGCGTGACCTCCGACCCCGGTTCGCCCCGGACCTCCCCACGCCCCAGCTGTCCGCCCCTCCCGAGGCCCGGCCCTACCTGAGTCCAGCTTGTCGCCAGTACGCCACCATGATGTCGCGAGAGGGGGCGCGTCGGGCCGAATCGCGAGGACCCGTCAAGGTCGGCTCAGCGTGCGAGCCGGCTGCCGGAAGGTCAGGCCTGAGAAGCGGAAGGGGCGGAGCTCCGGACCTGCCAATCCCACCGCCTcttgccccgccccgccccgccccgccccgcccccccgcacGGCCTCTGCCGTCTCGTCGCAGAATCCCCCGGGCGCCGCGAGCCAATGGGGGCGCGCGGCCCGGGCCGCAGCTGCCAATCCCCGGGCGGGCTGGCCGGCCGCGCGTTCC from Balaenoptera acutorostrata chromosome 15, mBalAcu1.1, whole genome shotgun sequence encodes the following:
- the ATP5F1E gene encoding ATP synthase subunit epsilon, mitochondrial, which produces MVAYWRQAGLSYIRYSQICAKAVRDALKTEFKANTEKTSGSSVKIVKVKKE